A region of Streptomyces deccanensis DNA encodes the following proteins:
- a CDS encoding GNAT family N-acetyltransferase, whose amino-acid sequence MTRTTPTTTRWSVATEPYDSPVAAALWRAYYTEVSDRWYLLHEGHATDPAELEREVAADTGEYLAPPNGLLLVARYEGEPVGTAGVRLADATTAELKRVYLRPEARGRGGAALLVTAAEDAARALGAERVVLDTRGDLVEARALYARLGYVESAPHNDHEFAEHWFTKELTGTWGP is encoded by the coding sequence ATGACCCGTACGACACCCACCACGACCCGCTGGTCCGTGGCTACCGAGCCCTACGACTCCCCCGTGGCCGCCGCTCTCTGGCGGGCGTACTACACGGAGGTCAGCGACCGCTGGTACCTGCTCCACGAAGGGCACGCCACGGACCCGGCCGAACTGGAGCGGGAGGTCGCGGCCGACACCGGGGAGTATCTGGCACCGCCGAACGGGCTGCTGCTGGTCGCGCGGTACGAGGGCGAGCCGGTCGGCACGGCCGGGGTGCGGCTGGCGGACGCCACGACGGCCGAGCTGAAGCGCGTCTACCTACGGCCCGAGGCCCGCGGCAGGGGCGGCGCGGCGCTGCTCGTCACGGCGGCCGAGGACGCGGCCCGCGCGCTGGGCGCCGAACGGGTGGTGCTCGACACCCGGGGCGACCTGGTGGAGGCCCGCGCGCTGTACGCGCGGCTCGGGTACGTCGAGAGCGCCCCGCACAACGACCACGAGTTCGCGGAGCACTGGTTCACGAAGGAACTGACGGGGACGTGGGGGCCGTAG
- a CDS encoding DHA2 family efflux MFS transporter permease subunit: MTDDIGNEPAPRPAHDSAPRPAHGPTPRPAHGPTPPPGPRGHGVPTSERVPGGVMVSIGALLLGMLLAALDQTIVSTALPTIVSDLGGLEHLSWVVTAYMLAATAATPLWGKLGDQYGRKRLFQTAIVIFLIGSALCGAAQDMPQLIGFRALQGLGGGGLMVLSMAIVGDLVPPRERGRYQGLFGAVFGATSVLGPLLGGLFTEHLSWRWVFYVNLPVGAVALVVIAAVLRIPRRSERHVIDYLGTFLIASVATCLVLVASLGGTTWDWNSPQIVGLCVLAVVLVAVFVAVERRAAEPVLPLKLFRVRTFTLSAVISFVVGFAMFGAMTYLPTFLQVVHGVSPTMSGVHMLPMVFGLLLSSTVSGQIVSRTGRWKVFPLAGTAVTTLGLLLLHQLDADSGDGEMSAYLFVFGAGLGLVMQVLVLIVQNAVSYGDLGVATSGATFFRSIGASFGVAVFGTVFAGHLGDKLTDALDGAALPAGVTVEGLKADPREIADLPAALRPPVLDAYASSITDVFVYAAPVALLGFVLAWFLREDRLRASVTAPDATETLASNPVERSSYDEVCRALSVLGSREGRREIYRKITARAGYDLLPASSWLLLRIRRYGWAEPAVLAERSTVPLDVIMAATRQVEERRLARRDGIDLVLTDTGHQAADRLAKAREDSLAELLGDWWGPDRPTDLIRLVAELNAELCGSDEERPHAEGAITRRPAVRPTSGRPPAPPTPPTAPTSPSVPS, from the coding sequence ATGACCGACGACATCGGTAACGAGCCCGCGCCCCGGCCCGCGCACGACTCCGCGCCCCGGCCCGCGCACGGCCCCACGCCCCGGCCCGCGCACGGCCCCACACCCCCGCCCGGCCCCCGTGGCCACGGCGTCCCCACCTCCGAGCGGGTGCCCGGTGGGGTGATGGTCTCCATCGGTGCCCTGCTGCTGGGGATGCTGCTGGCCGCGCTGGACCAGACGATCGTGTCGACGGCCCTGCCGACGATCGTGAGCGACCTCGGCGGGCTGGAACACCTGTCGTGGGTGGTCACGGCGTACATGCTGGCCGCGACGGCGGCGACCCCGCTGTGGGGGAAGCTGGGCGACCAGTACGGCCGGAAGCGGCTGTTCCAGACGGCGATCGTGATTTTTCTCATCGGCTCGGCGCTCTGCGGAGCGGCCCAGGACATGCCCCAGTTGATCGGGTTCCGCGCGCTGCAGGGCCTCGGCGGCGGCGGACTCATGGTGCTGTCGATGGCGATCGTCGGCGACCTCGTCCCGCCGCGTGAACGCGGCCGCTACCAGGGGCTGTTCGGCGCGGTCTTCGGCGCGACGAGTGTGCTCGGGCCGCTGCTGGGCGGGCTGTTCACCGAGCATCTGAGCTGGCGTTGGGTGTTCTACGTCAACCTGCCCGTCGGAGCGGTCGCGTTGGTCGTCATCGCCGCCGTGCTGCGCATCCCGCGCCGGTCCGAGCGGCATGTCATCGACTACCTCGGGACCTTCCTGATCGCCTCCGTGGCCACCTGTCTGGTCCTGGTCGCCTCCCTCGGCGGCACCACCTGGGACTGGAACTCGCCGCAGATCGTCGGCCTCTGCGTGCTGGCCGTGGTGCTGGTCGCCGTGTTCGTGGCCGTCGAGCGGCGGGCCGCCGAACCCGTCCTGCCGCTCAAGCTGTTCCGCGTCCGCACCTTCACCCTGTCCGCCGTGATCAGTTTCGTCGTCGGGTTCGCGATGTTCGGCGCGATGACCTATCTGCCGACGTTCCTCCAGGTCGTGCACGGCGTCTCGCCGACCATGTCCGGTGTGCACATGCTGCCGATGGTGTTCGGGCTGCTGCTGTCCTCGACCGTCTCCGGGCAGATCGTCAGCCGCACGGGCCGCTGGAAGGTGTTCCCGCTCGCCGGTACGGCCGTCACCACGCTGGGCCTGCTGCTCCTGCACCAACTGGACGCGGACAGCGGCGACGGCGAGATGAGCGCGTACCTCTTCGTCTTCGGCGCCGGGCTCGGCCTCGTCATGCAGGTCCTCGTCCTCATCGTGCAGAACGCCGTCTCCTACGGGGACCTCGGCGTCGCCACCTCCGGCGCGACCTTCTTCCGGTCCATCGGTGCCTCGTTCGGCGTAGCGGTCTTCGGTACGGTCTTCGCCGGGCACCTCGGCGACAAGCTCACCGACGCGCTCGACGGGGCCGCGCTGCCCGCCGGCGTCACGGTGGAGGGGCTGAAGGCCGACCCGCGCGAGATCGCCGACCTCCCGGCCGCGCTGCGCCCGCCCGTCCTCGACGCGTACGCCTCCTCCATCACCGACGTCTTCGTCTACGCGGCCCCGGTCGCCCTCCTCGGCTTCGTCCTCGCCTGGTTCCTGCGCGAGGACCGGCTGCGGGCGTCCGTGACGGCGCCGGACGCCACGGAGACGCTCGCCAGCAACCCGGTCGAGCGGTCGTCGTACGACGAGGTGTGCCGGGCGCTGTCGGTGCTCGGCTCCCGGGAGGGCCGCCGCGAGATCTACCGGAAGATCACCGCACGGGCGGGTTACGACCTGCTGCCCGCGTCGAGCTGGCTGCTGCTGCGGATCCGGCGGTACGGCTGGGCCGAACCCGCGGTGCTCGCGGAACGCAGCACCGTCCCGCTCGACGTGATCATGGCCGCGACCCGGCAGGTCGAGGAGCGTCGTCTCGCCCGTCGCGACGGCATCGATCTCGTCCTCACCGACACCGGCCACCAGGCCGCCGACCGGCTCGCCAAGGCCCGCGAGGACTCCCTCGCCGAACTCCTCGGCGACTGGTGGGGCCCCGACCGTCCCACCGACCTCATCCGCCTCGTCGCGGAACTCAACGCCGAACTGTGCGGCTCCGACGAGGAACGCCCGCACGCCGAAGGGGCGATCACCCGCCGGCCGGCCGTCAGGCCGACCTCCGGCAGGCCACCGGCACCCCCCACGCCTCCTACGGCCCCCACGTCCCCGTCAGTTCCTTCGTGA
- a CDS encoding peptidoglycan-binding domain-containing protein, whose translation MSEPTSHICPECFTPRASDGTPSCACGRRASEALLETRTAEAAAAEDFDPLRIRPYVELGDDNDARPAQAPTIAMPMTTAKNATTGTTPTTPTAPDTSAVRRSFLSGPTTQAAPTPPFPSAAATAAPSPGRPRGRRRRRTGLMVALAGTAAAGVMAAAGFASGLFSYEAPVRDRALPDDLRASVPDTSPDGEASPVEPSGEGGGGGGVPAPAPSSGGGGGSPSPTKDPSPSPSPSEPSGSPSPSGSPTPERSAPSAGASTGSSAAGANEADDSRIVAPKTLRVGDDDPEVTELQLRLRQLGIYTGDIDESFDEQVEQAVLVYQNTRGITKDREEPGVYGLVTRQRLESETKEP comes from the coding sequence GTGAGTGAACCGACCAGTCACATATGCCCGGAGTGCTTCACGCCCCGGGCCTCGGACGGCACGCCGTCCTGCGCGTGCGGCCGCCGCGCGTCCGAGGCCCTGCTCGAGACCCGTACGGCCGAGGCGGCGGCCGCGGAGGACTTCGACCCCCTCCGGATACGCCCTTACGTGGAGCTGGGCGACGACAACGACGCCCGCCCCGCCCAGGCGCCGACGATCGCGATGCCGATGACCACGGCGAAGAACGCGACCACCGGAACCACCCCGACCACCCCGACCGCACCGGACACGTCAGCCGTTCGGCGGTCGTTCCTGTCCGGCCCCACGACCCAGGCGGCGCCCACGCCGCCCTTCCCCTCCGCCGCCGCGACCGCCGCGCCGTCGCCGGGGCGTCCCCGGGGCCGGCGCCGCCGCCGTACGGGGCTGATGGTCGCCCTCGCCGGGACGGCCGCCGCCGGAGTGATGGCCGCCGCGGGATTCGCGAGCGGGCTCTTCTCGTACGAGGCTCCCGTGCGGGACCGCGCGCTGCCGGACGACCTGCGGGCGAGCGTGCCGGACACCTCGCCCGACGGGGAGGCCTCGCCGGTGGAGCCGTCCGGTGAGGGCGGCGGCGGGGGCGGAGTGCCCGCACCCGCGCCGTCGAGCGGCGGCGGCGGGGGTTCGCCGAGTCCCACGAAGGACCCGTCGCCCTCCCCGTCCCCCTCCGAGCCGTCGGGCTCGCCGTCGCCCTCCGGGTCGCCGACACCCGAGCGGAGCGCGCCGAGCGCGGGCGCCTCCACGGGTTCCTCGGCCGCCGGCGCGAACGAGGCGGACGACAGCCGCATCGTCGCCCCCAAGACGCTCCGCGTCGGCGACGACGACCCCGAGGTCACCGAACTCCAGCTCCGGCTGCGCCAGTTGGGCATCTACACCGGCGACATCGACGAAAGCTTCGACGAGCAGGTCGAACAGGCCGTCCTCGTCTACCAGAACACCCGCGGCATCACGAAGGACAGGGAGGAGCCGGGCGTCTACGGCCTGGTGACCCGACAGCGCCTGGAGTCTGAGACGAAGGAGCCCTGA
- a CDS encoding zinc ribbon domain-containing protein, producing MAGYAIEWQGRKAKTKDTPGSAGKRAILRDDERRPLAAHEAIVKPDEWWRLQDVLDGRTPVVRQNRRSVPTLLSGAGILFCGVCGSVMVSDERNGKRLYRCNRASAGLVPGHGGLAIDMVSADDAVVRGLWSRLESLDPAVPADLEFLAEAARRFAAQQDTSERDAELTAARAELEHVRGALRTLYQDRQDGLYGGETGRRMFSESVTRLSAHEDRTAARVSELEASGPAAIAIPSEWTEPATDPIGPGSNWDSWELQERREFIALFVDQIRISKSIGRGRNANTAERVQIVWAQTPATTR from the coding sequence TTGGCCGGCTACGCAATCGAATGGCAGGGGCGCAAGGCCAAGACGAAAGACACTCCAGGTTCCGCCGGTAAGCGCGCCATTCTGCGTGACGACGAAAGGCGTCCGTTGGCTGCCCACGAAGCCATCGTGAAGCCTGACGAGTGGTGGCGGCTCCAAGACGTCCTCGATGGCCGAACGCCGGTCGTGCGCCAGAACCGCCGGTCCGTCCCGACGTTGCTGAGCGGTGCAGGCATTCTGTTCTGTGGTGTCTGCGGATCGGTCATGGTGTCGGATGAACGCAACGGGAAGCGCCTGTATCGCTGCAACCGCGCCAGCGCGGGCCTTGTGCCCGGACACGGCGGGCTGGCCATTGACATGGTTTCCGCTGACGATGCGGTGGTCCGTGGCCTCTGGTCTCGACTGGAGTCGTTGGATCCTGCCGTCCCAGCGGATCTGGAATTCCTAGCCGAGGCAGCCCGCCGCTTCGCCGCCCAGCAAGACACCAGCGAGCGTGACGCCGAACTGACAGCCGCACGCGCTGAGTTGGAACACGTCCGGGGTGCTCTGCGCACGCTGTACCAGGACCGCCAAGACGGACTCTACGGGGGCGAGACTGGACGCCGGATGTTCTCTGAGTCCGTGACCCGACTGAGCGCCCATGAGGACCGTACCGCGGCCCGTGTGTCCGAACTGGAAGCGTCCGGGCCCGCAGCCATCGCCATCCCGTCCGAGTGGACGGAGCCGGCCACGGACCCAATCGGTCCGGGGTCGAACTGGGATAGCTGGGAACTACAGGAACGGCGCGAGTTCATCGCACTGTTCGTCGATCAGATCCGTATCTCGAAGTCAATCGGGCGTGGCCGCAATGCCAACACCGCCGAGCGCGTCCAGATTGTTTGGGCCCAGACGCCCGCGACAACGCGCTGA
- a CDS encoding recombinase family protein, whose product MRAVSYIRQSKQREDESKASPEAQRTKCEALITAKGWDIAGHFADVGKSGWDPNVERPEFEEMMAAVRAGHVDAVVVFSLSRLTRQGALEAMLIIRELEQHGVRLVSVEEPYLDTSTPVGVGILAIIAGLAQQESDMKSAYITATKETIRKAGGHVSGTPPYGFTSERVQRGELTVVRLVPGPQEAAHVRKMVTWATEGVSAAIIARRLNEAGVPTKNAADENRLNARRKRSQSETSGGAGVDIDDSAPHPP is encoded by the coding sequence GTGCGAGCAGTCTCCTATATCCGGCAGAGCAAGCAGCGTGAGGACGAGAGCAAGGCGAGCCCCGAAGCCCAGCGGACCAAGTGCGAAGCCCTGATCACGGCGAAGGGCTGGGACATCGCCGGGCACTTCGCGGACGTGGGCAAGTCGGGGTGGGACCCGAACGTTGAGCGCCCCGAGTTCGAGGAGATGATGGCCGCCGTTCGCGCCGGTCACGTGGACGCAGTGGTGGTCTTCTCGCTGTCGCGTCTCACTCGTCAGGGTGCACTCGAAGCGATGCTGATCATCCGTGAATTGGAACAGCACGGCGTACGGCTGGTCAGCGTCGAGGAACCCTACCTGGACACGTCCACCCCCGTCGGCGTTGGCATCCTGGCCATCATCGCTGGTCTCGCACAGCAAGAGTCCGACATGAAGTCGGCGTACATCACGGCGACGAAGGAGACGATCCGTAAGGCTGGCGGCCATGTCAGCGGAACTCCGCCGTACGGCTTCACGTCGGAACGTGTGCAGCGCGGGGAACTGACTGTCGTCCGTCTGGTGCCAGGACCGCAGGAAGCCGCGCACGTCCGCAAGATGGTGACCTGGGCGACAGAGGGTGTTTCCGCTGCGATCATCGCGCGGCGCCTGAACGAAGCGGGGGTGCCCACGAAGAACGCAGCCGATGAGAACCGCCTGAACGCCCGCCGGAAGCGCTCCCAATCCGAGACTTCGGGGGGCGCCGGCGTGGACATCGACGACAGTGCTCCGCATCCTCCGTGA
- a CDS encoding antibiotic biosynthesis monooxygenase family protein, with translation MPSVVKINVLTVPAEQRETLEKRFASRAGVVENSDGFEWFELLRPVDGTDNYLVYTRWRDEAAFQAWMEGPMKQAHQGGADRPRPAASDSSVWTFEVLQQTGPKTDA, from the coding sequence GTGCCTAGTGTTGTAAAAATCAATGTCCTCACGGTTCCGGCCGAGCAGCGCGAGACGCTGGAGAAGCGGTTCGCTTCCCGCGCCGGTGTGGTCGAGAACTCCGACGGCTTCGAGTGGTTCGAGCTGCTGCGCCCCGTCGACGGCACCGACAACTACCTCGTCTACACCCGCTGGCGTGACGAGGCCGCGTTCCAGGCGTGGATGGAGGGCCCCATGAAGCAGGCCCACCAGGGCGGGGCCGACCGCCCCAGGCCGGCCGCCTCCGACTCCTCCGTCTGGACCTTCGAGGTCCTCCAGCAGACGGGCCCGAAGACCGACGCCTGA
- a CDS encoding winged helix-turn-helix transcriptional regulator — protein MRRRRAQDASVCGVTAAIAVIEGKWKTSLLWRLESGPHRPGELRRLLPGLSEKVLTQALREMETDGLVHREVHDGLPLKTVYSLTPFGRELSELLGPLSDWGHRRLETLTGASLSATSSP, from the coding sequence ATGAGGCGCAGGCGTGCCCAGGACGCGAGTGTGTGCGGGGTGACCGCGGCGATCGCCGTGATCGAGGGAAAGTGGAAGACGTCGCTGCTGTGGCGGCTGGAGTCCGGCCCGCACCGGCCGGGTGAGCTGCGCCGGCTGCTGCCGGGTCTCAGCGAGAAGGTGCTCACGCAGGCGCTGCGCGAGATGGAGACGGACGGGCTCGTGCACCGGGAGGTGCACGACGGGCTGCCGCTGAAGACCGTCTACTCGCTGACCCCGTTCGGCCGCGAACTCTCCGAGCTGCTGGGGCCGTTGTCGGACTGGGGGCACCGACGCCTGGAGACGCTCACCGGAGCGTCACTGTCGGCGACGTCGTCGCCGTAG
- a CDS encoding NAD(P)-dependent oxidoreductase → MPAHTEEHTAVDTPAVTVLGLGPMGRALAGAFLDAGLRTTVWNRTPGRDEELVARGAISAGSAEEAVAASPLTVVCVVNYDASDAVLRAPAVTGALKGRTVVNLTADTPHRARDTAAWAEEHGVAYLDGAIMTPTPVIGTPDGVFIYSGDAELYRAHRPVLDALGGAHTHLGEDIGRAATFDVALLDLFWTAITGYTHALALARAEGVSAQELTPFAQGIAAILPPLFEEGAKEVDSGRHSGEGNPLTSALSTMTHVVEVSESHGIDASVMRSAEGFVRRAIAQGHGGDGFTRLTEVLDQQR, encoded by the coding sequence ATGCCCGCACACACCGAAGAGCACACCGCCGTCGACACCCCCGCCGTCACCGTACTCGGCCTGGGCCCGATGGGCCGCGCCCTCGCCGGTGCCTTCCTCGACGCCGGGCTGCGGACGACGGTCTGGAACCGTACGCCGGGCCGGGACGAGGAGTTGGTGGCGCGCGGCGCGATCAGCGCCGGGTCGGCGGAGGAGGCGGTGGCCGCGAGCCCGCTGACCGTCGTCTGCGTGGTCAACTACGACGCCTCGGACGCGGTGCTGCGCGCCCCGGCGGTCACCGGCGCCCTCAAGGGCCGCACGGTGGTCAATCTGACCGCCGACACCCCGCACCGGGCCCGGGACACCGCCGCGTGGGCGGAAGAGCACGGTGTCGCGTACCTGGACGGGGCGATCATGACGCCGACGCCGGTCATCGGCACCCCGGACGGCGTGTTCATCTACAGCGGCGACGCGGAGCTGTACCGGGCGCACCGGCCCGTGCTGGACGCGCTGGGCGGCGCCCACACCCACCTGGGCGAGGACATCGGCCGGGCCGCCACGTTCGACGTCGCGCTGCTCGACCTGTTCTGGACCGCGATCACCGGTTACACGCATGCCCTGGCGCTGGCCCGGGCGGAGGGTGTCAGCGCTCAGGAGCTGACCCCGTTCGCCCAGGGGATCGCCGCGATCCTGCCGCCGCTCTTCGAGGAGGGCGCGAAGGAGGTCGACAGCGGCCGGCACTCCGGCGAGGGCAACCCGCTGACCTCGGCGTTGTCGACCATGACCCATGTCGTCGAGGTCTCCGAGTCGCACGGCATCGACGCGAGCGTCATGCGGTCGGCCGAGGGCTTCGTCCGCCGCGCCATCGCCCAGGGCCACGGCGGCGACGGCTTCACCAGGCTGACGGAGGTACTCGACCAGCAGCGCTGA
- a CDS encoding HAD family hydrolase, giving the protein MTATTVLTARALLLDMDGTLVNSDAAVERVWRRWAERHGLDGADIMKVVHGRQGYATMAVLLPDRPMEQNLADNARMLAEETADVDGVVPIPGAPEFLASLVAGGVPHALVTSADVALSTARMGAAGLTLPEVRVTAESVGASKPDPEGFLKGAAELGVAPEDCVVFEDSEAGIRAGRAAGMRVVGIGERARSHGPDVVVPDLTTVRVEVAAGGLIRLTVG; this is encoded by the coding sequence ATGACGGCCACGACCGTTCTGACCGCCCGCGCCCTCCTGCTGGACATGGACGGCACCCTCGTCAACTCGGACGCCGCCGTCGAACGCGTCTGGCGGCGCTGGGCCGAGCGGCACGGGCTGGACGGCGCCGACATCATGAAGGTGGTCCACGGCCGCCAGGGCTACGCCACGATGGCCGTTCTGCTGCCGGACCGGCCCATGGAGCAGAACCTCGCGGACAACGCGCGGATGCTGGCCGAGGAGACCGCCGACGTGGACGGTGTCGTCCCGATACCCGGCGCGCCCGAGTTCCTCGCCTCCCTCGTCGCCGGCGGTGTGCCGCACGCCCTCGTCACCTCGGCGGACGTCGCGCTGTCCACGGCACGGATGGGCGCGGCCGGACTGACCCTGCCAGAGGTGCGCGTCACCGCCGAGTCCGTCGGCGCGAGCAAGCCGGACCCCGAAGGTTTTCTGAAGGGGGCCGCCGAACTGGGCGTCGCGCCCGAGGACTGCGTCGTGTTCGAGGACTCCGAGGCGGGGATCCGGGCCGGGCGCGCCGCGGGAATGCGGGTCGTGGGCATCGGCGAGCGGGCCCGGTCCCACGGGCCGGACGTCGTGGTGCCGGACCTGACCACGGTGCGGGTCGAGGTCGCCGCGGGTGGTCTGATCCGGCTCACGGTGGGTTGA
- a CDS encoding TMEM165/GDT1 family protein translates to MISFSVTALVFGVVLLAELPDKTALAGLVLGTRYRASYVFAGVAAAFAVHVALAVAAGSVLTLLPQQIVHALTGVLFLGGAAVLLTRKDEGEEEIRRPEDQSFWKVSGAGFMLILVAEFGDLTQIMTANLAARYDDPLSVGLGAVLALWAVAGLGIVGGRALMKRVPLVLITRIAAVLMLGLGVWSLWGAVTG, encoded by the coding sequence TTGATCAGCTTCAGTGTCACGGCGCTCGTCTTCGGCGTCGTCCTCCTCGCCGAACTCCCCGACAAGACCGCGCTCGCCGGCCTTGTCCTCGGCACCCGCTACCGCGCCTCGTACGTCTTCGCCGGGGTCGCCGCCGCGTTCGCCGTGCACGTCGCCCTCGCGGTGGCGGCGGGCAGCGTCCTCACGCTGCTGCCGCAGCAGATCGTGCACGCGCTCACCGGCGTGCTGTTCCTGGGCGGCGCGGCGGTGCTGCTGACGAGGAAGGATGAGGGCGAGGAGGAAATCCGCAGGCCCGAGGACCAGAGCTTCTGGAAGGTCTCGGGCGCCGGTTTCATGCTCATCCTGGTCGCCGAGTTCGGTGACCTCACCCAGATCATGACGGCGAACCTCGCGGCCCGCTACGACGACCCGCTCTCCGTCGGGCTCGGGGCCGTCCTCGCCCTGTGGGCCGTGGCCGGGCTCGGCATCGTCGGCGGCCGGGCCCTGATGAAGCGGGTGCCGCTGGTGCTGATCACGCGGATCGCCGCCGTGCTGATGCTCGGACTCGGTGTGTGGAGCCTGTGGGGGGCCGTGACCGGATGA
- a CDS encoding HNH endonuclease family protein, with product MRRFYARRRVSILAALSGLIASAALFNAPTASAALPTPISGATARSYLATLTVATEDRTGYNRDLFNHWITISGTCNTRETVLKRDGTNVVTDSACASTSGSWYSPYDGATWTLASDLDIDHLVPLAEAWDSGADSWSSATRQAFANDLTRPQLIAVTDNVNQSKGDQDPATWMPSRTAYRCTYVRAWVQVKYYYDLSVDSAEKSALTSYLASC from the coding sequence ATGCGCAGGTTCTACGCGCGTCGACGAGTCAGCATACTCGCGGCGCTCAGCGGATTGATAGCCTCCGCCGCGCTCTTCAACGCTCCCACCGCCTCCGCCGCCCTCCCCACCCCCATCAGCGGCGCCACCGCCCGCTCCTACCTCGCCACCCTCACCGTGGCGACCGAGGACCGCACCGGCTACAACCGGGACCTGTTCAACCACTGGATCACCATCAGCGGCACCTGCAACACCCGCGAGACGGTCCTCAAGCGCGACGGCACGAACGTCGTCACCGACTCCGCCTGCGCCTCCACCAGCGGCAGCTGGTACTCCCCGTACGACGGCGCCACCTGGACGCTCGCCTCCGACCTGGACATCGACCACCTCGTGCCGCTGGCCGAGGCCTGGGACTCCGGCGCCGACAGCTGGAGCAGCGCCACCCGCCAGGCCTTCGCCAACGACCTCACCCGCCCGCAGCTCATCGCGGTCACCGACAACGTGAACCAGTCGAAGGGCGACCAGGACCCCGCCACCTGGATGCCGTCGCGCACGGCCTACCGCTGCACGTACGTCCGCGCCTGGGTCCAGGTGAAGTACTACTACGACCTCTCCGTCGACTCCGCCGAGAAGAGCGCCCTCACCAGCTACCTGGCGAGCTGCTGA